A section of the Citrobacter farmeri genome encodes:
- a CDS encoding DUF1127 domain-containing protein: protein MEFHENRAKQPFIGFVLIWRAFKKWRLQVQTRRLLQQMSDERLKDLGLRRDQID, encoded by the coding sequence ATGGAATTTCATGAAAACAGAGCGAAGCAGCCGTTTATTGGTTTTGTCCTGATCTGGCGAGCGTTTAAAAAATGGCGCTTGCAGGTACAAACCCGACGGCTCCTGCAACAGATGAGTGATGAAAGGCTCAAAGACCTGGGATTACGCCGGGATCAGATTGACTAG
- a CDS encoding MarR family winged helix-turn-helix transcriptional regulator: protein MTEDELFARRPMGMRMAMVVRQWRAIIDAAITDTGLTQSSWTVLMQLHQLGDNVSVSELAEVQGIELPPLMRTLAQLENQGYLVRSTSPYDKRIRLLMLTAEGRARLEALNRVIEAYQHRVTRTIPEADLASFSATLNLIACNLRTIREEDNQH, encoded by the coding sequence ATGACTGAAGATGAGCTGTTTGCCCGCCGTCCGATGGGGATGCGCATGGCGATGGTCGTACGTCAATGGCGTGCCATTATTGATGCGGCTATTACCGATACCGGGCTGACTCAGTCCAGTTGGACGGTGTTGATGCAGCTGCATCAATTGGGCGATAACGTCTCGGTCAGCGAGCTGGCGGAGGTGCAGGGCATTGAACTGCCACCGCTGATGCGCACGCTCGCGCAACTGGAAAATCAGGGCTATCTGGTGCGTTCCACATCGCCATATGACAAACGCATCCGCCTGCTTATGCTGACTGCGGAAGGTCGTGCCCGGCTGGAAGCGTTGAACCGGGTGATTGAGGCTTATCAACATCGCGTCACGCGTACCATTCCTGAAGCGGATCTCGCTTCCTTCAGCGCCACCTTAAATTTAATCGCCTGCAATTTGCGGACCATCCGCGAAGAAGATAATCAACACTAA
- a CDS encoding HlyD family secretion protein, translated as MMTPEQKFARWVRVSIAAFLAIFAWFIVADIWIPLTPDSTVMRSVTPVSSRVSGYVSHVYVQNNSPVKKGDLLYELDPTPFINKVEAAQIAFAQARLSNQQLDAQIASARASLRTAEYTARNDKLTFDRYQRLSTMQNVSQADLDKVRTTWQTSEQSVTALQANIQNLLIQRGEREDSHNVTLQKYRNALDEAKLNLAWTKVHAETDGTVSNLQLNAGLYATAATPLLALVSNQTDIVADFREKSLRHTRVNTDAAVVFDAMPGKVFRARVTSSDAGILAGQEAVNGQLSQPEQSTRWVRDAQRMRIHVTLSEPLDKPLPTGARATVQLYNSEGPFARTFAGAQIRLVSWLHYVY; from the coding sequence ATGATGACCCCAGAACAAAAATTTGCCCGTTGGGTAAGGGTGAGTATTGCCGCTTTCCTTGCCATATTCGCCTGGTTTATCGTTGCCGATATCTGGATCCCACTAACGCCAGACTCTACGGTGATGCGCTCGGTCACGCCGGTTTCGTCGCGTGTTTCCGGGTATGTTTCGCACGTCTACGTGCAAAACAACAGCCCGGTAAAAAAAGGCGATCTGCTGTATGAGCTGGATCCCACGCCATTTATCAACAAAGTCGAGGCCGCGCAAATCGCCTTTGCGCAGGCGAGACTGAGCAATCAGCAGCTGGATGCGCAGATTGCCTCTGCCCGCGCCAGCCTGCGTACTGCCGAATATACGGCGCGTAATGACAAGCTGACGTTTGACCGCTATCAGCGGCTAAGCACAATGCAGAACGTTTCGCAGGCGGATCTCGACAAGGTGCGGACGACCTGGCAAACCAGCGAGCAGTCGGTAACCGCCCTGCAGGCCAACATTCAGAATCTATTGATACAGCGTGGTGAACGTGAAGATAGCCATAACGTGACGCTGCAAAAATATCGCAATGCGCTGGATGAGGCGAAGTTGAATCTGGCGTGGACAAAAGTGCACGCGGAGACGGACGGGACGGTGAGTAATCTCCAGCTTAACGCCGGGCTTTACGCCACCGCCGCCACGCCACTGCTGGCGCTGGTCAGTAATCAAACAGATATCGTGGCCGATTTTCGCGAGAAAAGTCTGCGTCATACCCGCGTGAACACCGATGCCGCCGTGGTATTTGATGCCATGCCGGGCAAAGTATTCCGTGCGCGCGTCACCAGCAGCGATGCCGGGATCCTCGCCGGGCAGGAAGCGGTCAACGGTCAGTTGTCACAGCCGGAGCAATCCACGCGCTGGGTGCGTGATGCACAGCGGATGCGTATTCACGTGACGTTGAGTGAACCGCTGGACAAACCGTTGCCGACCGGTGCCCGAGCCACGGTGCAGTTGTACAACAGCGAAGGCCCGTTTGCCCGTACTTTTGCCGGCGCGCAAATTCGCCTGGTCAGTTGGCTGCATTATGTCTATTAA
- a CDS encoding DUF2955 domain-containing protein → MSINTLARVFTPHDNIVYTANDFRQTLRIAVAGTIALSISTFYNVQYGVFFVVYPLMLMSLVPVFNRHVARQFVFSAAVNCVEMVLIVGYLSQWPVIMTLVVFGLYVMRFRFMSKGPLFLLGSMGVVCQSTMLNFMSYPTTDWHTLMFSNMEACVMAVALSALLHYLIPDVEPRKPPPRIEKNDARIRHESLLSGSVATMIFIIFQVCDLSDSLSALMAGILILFPMHYRGAVLSSIWRVVGVVLACLYILVVQLLIYDFSNHMLLMMPLIGLGLAFSARLHVMEKVGAGVGFASITTIGIMFGQNLHPDSDLVFSDLYRIASVTVALVATLTMVFLVHRVLNCFAATRFVVE, encoded by the coding sequence ATGTCTATTAACACCCTGGCGCGCGTATTCACGCCACATGACAATATCGTCTATACGGCCAACGACTTTCGCCAGACGTTGCGCATAGCCGTTGCGGGGACGATCGCGCTGAGCATTTCGACCTTTTACAACGTCCAGTACGGCGTGTTTTTTGTGGTGTATCCGCTGATGCTAATGTCGCTGGTGCCGGTGTTCAATCGCCATGTGGCGCGGCAGTTTGTGTTCAGTGCGGCGGTGAACTGCGTCGAAATGGTGCTGATTGTCGGTTATCTCTCGCAGTGGCCTGTGATCATGACGCTGGTGGTGTTTGGTCTGTACGTCATGCGCTTTCGCTTTATGAGCAAGGGACCGCTGTTTCTGTTGGGGTCAATGGGCGTGGTTTGCCAGAGCACGATGCTCAACTTTATGAGCTATCCCACCACTGACTGGCACACGCTGATGTTTTCTAACATGGAAGCCTGCGTGATGGCAGTGGCGCTGAGCGCGCTGCTGCATTATCTGATCCCCGACGTGGAACCACGCAAACCGCCGCCGCGCATTGAGAAAAATGACGCCCGTATTCGCCACGAATCGCTGCTTTCCGGAAGCGTGGCGACGATGATTTTTATCATCTTTCAGGTCTGCGATCTGAGTGATTCGCTGTCGGCGCTGATGGCGGGGATTTTGATTCTGTTTCCCATGCATTATCGCGGCGCGGTCCTGAGTTCAATCTGGCGCGTCGTCGGCGTGGTGCTGGCCTGTCTCTACATCCTGGTGGTGCAGTTACTTATTTATGATTTCAGTAACCATATGCTGCTGATGATGCCGCTGATTGGCCTCGGACTGGCCTTCAGCGCCCGTCTGCACGTGATGGAAAAAGTGGGGGCAGGCGTTGGCTTCGCCAGCATCACCACCATCGGCATTATGTTCGGCCAGAACCTGCACCCGGACAGCGATTTAGTGTTCAGCGATCTGTATCGCATCGCCTCAGTCACTGTGGCGCTGGTGGCAACGTTGACGATGGTCTTTCTGGTCCACCGCGTGCTCAACTGCTTTGCGGCAACGCGGTTTGTGGTGGAGTGA
- a CDS encoding type I restriction endonuclease subunit R gives MTSDITREINLQNDIIRQMAANGWIVGKSDGYDRERALYVQDTLQFVQSTQPQEWEKFAKVYPNDTERHFLDALVSQLKKADINATDRQSRCWGTLGVLRHGLKIRNARFFLCQFKPEHNLNPDTLMRYRQNICRIVPELVYSPYANTPQENDLKAKRWRIDLVLFINGLPIATLELKSEFKQAVQNAITQYKKTRLPKDPATNKPEPLLTFKRGALVHFAVSQFDVYMTTKLTGDDTFFLPFNKGTKAGGAGNEIPEEAGRYATDYLWNEVLLPDNLLKILSSFVHLQIEEKEDWNGQKYKKESLIFPRYHQWDVVNQLLQAAAVEGTGNKYLIQHSAGSGKSNSIAWTAHQLSRLYDTRGEKLFHSVIVVTDRTVLDDQLQDTIYQFEHADGVVGRINNKEGDGSKSEKLASALEHSQPIIIVTIQTFPFVLKAIENSVSLRQRRYAVIADEAHSSQSGSTARQLKEVLMLEDKDDDTVLSAEDSLNATIASRRSSRNLNYYAFTATPKSKTLELFGRIPHPDEPPSRTNKPAAFHVYTMRQAIEEGFILDVLKNYTNYKVAYQLLQKLENGDREVDSKRAKVKLNQWVILHDHNVSQKVKVIVEHFRKHVMNLLGGQAKAMVVTSSRKAAVRYKLAFDRYIAENRYTKISAMVAFSGEVEFQENDHHSEALLNQKFTEINMNPGLNGREMRKAFDSDDYQVMLVANKFQTGFDQPKLCAMYVDKALGGVECVQTLSRLNRTYPGKAESGTFVLDFYNEPQDILDAFQPYYQTAELTDVSDPALVFDLFEKLRASQIFQWNEVEQLCEAFFAKNRSNAAISNLCRPAVERWQKRYALAIDAYLMAKEMFERTKKTGDTVLITNAENSFKSCKQEKDRLEIFRKDLGSFVRFYEFISQIVEYDDPSLEKLSLFARHLRPLLREQPLEEDEIDLTNVEMSHYRLSKIHEQHLKLQENAPDYTLDPNSAVGTAKPKDKQEEYLSQVLSRMNELFITDHLTENDLINSVMTIQNKIAENKTVMMQIKNNAPEQAILGDFYQAVDNAVMDSNDAQQEFMMQYLSDPTRAQGFARLMFDMVIEKMASPVINNG, from the coding sequence ATGACCTCCGACATCACTCGCGAAATTAACCTGCAAAACGATATCATCCGCCAGATGGCCGCGAACGGCTGGATTGTCGGCAAAAGCGACGGTTATGATCGAGAACGCGCGCTCTACGTGCAGGACACGCTGCAATTCGTGCAATCCACCCAGCCGCAGGAGTGGGAAAAGTTTGCGAAGGTGTATCCGAATGACACCGAACGCCATTTTCTCGACGCGCTGGTTTCGCAACTCAAAAAAGCCGATATCAACGCCACCGACAGGCAGTCGCGTTGCTGGGGTACGCTCGGCGTACTGCGTCACGGTCTGAAGATCCGCAACGCCCGCTTTTTTCTCTGCCAGTTTAAACCCGAGCACAACCTGAATCCGGATACCCTGATGCGCTATCGGCAGAATATCTGTCGTATCGTACCGGAGCTGGTATACAGCCCGTACGCCAACACTCCCCAGGAAAATGACCTGAAAGCGAAACGCTGGCGCATCGATTTAGTACTGTTTATCAACGGCCTGCCGATTGCCACGCTGGAGCTGAAATCCGAATTTAAGCAGGCGGTACAGAACGCCATCACGCAGTATAAGAAGACCCGGCTGCCGAAAGATCCCGCGACCAATAAGCCCGAGCCGCTGCTGACCTTTAAGCGCGGGGCGCTGGTACACTTCGCCGTCAGCCAGTTTGACGTTTACATGACGACCAAACTCACGGGTGACGACACCTTCTTTCTGCCGTTCAACAAAGGTACCAAAGCAGGCGGCGCAGGCAATGAGATCCCGGAAGAGGCTGGCCGCTATGCGACCGACTATCTGTGGAATGAAGTGCTGCTGCCGGATAACCTCCTGAAAATCCTCTCTAGTTTCGTGCATCTGCAAATCGAAGAAAAAGAGGACTGGAATGGGCAGAAGTACAAAAAAGAGAGCCTGATCTTCCCGCGCTATCACCAATGGGATGTGGTCAACCAACTGCTACAGGCCGCAGCGGTCGAGGGAACCGGCAACAAATACCTGATTCAGCACAGCGCGGGTTCCGGTAAATCCAACTCCATCGCGTGGACGGCGCATCAGCTTTCCCGTTTGTACGATACTCGCGGCGAGAAGTTGTTCCACTCGGTCATTGTCGTCACTGACCGTACCGTGCTCGACGATCAGCTCCAGGACACAATTTATCAGTTTGAACACGCGGATGGCGTGGTTGGACGAATCAACAACAAAGAAGGTGATGGTTCCAAATCAGAGAAACTGGCCAGTGCGTTAGAACACTCACAACCCATTATTATCGTGACTATCCAGACCTTTCCATTTGTGCTTAAAGCCATCGAAAACAGCGTCAGCCTCAGGCAGCGCAGATATGCCGTGATTGCTGATGAAGCGCACTCATCACAAAGTGGCAGCACTGCGCGCCAGCTAAAAGAAGTATTGATGCTTGAAGATAAGGACGACGATACGGTGCTCTCTGCGGAAGACAGCCTGAATGCCACGATAGCGTCGCGGCGCAGTAGCCGTAATCTGAATTACTACGCGTTTACCGCCACACCAAAATCGAAAACTCTGGAACTGTTTGGCCGCATTCCGCATCCTGATGAGCCGCCTTCCCGAACAAATAAACCTGCGGCATTTCACGTCTATACCATGCGACAGGCGATTGAAGAGGGTTTTATTCTCGACGTTCTTAAAAACTACACCAATTACAAAGTGGCATATCAGCTTCTGCAAAAACTGGAAAATGGTGACAGGGAAGTCGACAGCAAACGTGCGAAGGTGAAGCTGAATCAGTGGGTGATACTCCACGATCATAACGTGTCGCAAAAGGTGAAGGTCATTGTTGAACACTTCCGTAAGCACGTGATGAACCTGCTTGGCGGACAGGCAAAAGCGATGGTTGTCACCAGTTCACGTAAGGCAGCGGTTCGTTACAAGCTGGCCTTTGATCGGTACATCGCCGAAAACCGCTATACCAAAATCAGCGCCATGGTGGCGTTTTCCGGTGAAGTCGAGTTCCAGGAGAACGACCATCACAGCGAAGCATTACTAAACCAGAAGTTCACGGAAATAAACATGAATCCGGGGCTGAATGGCCGTGAGATGCGTAAAGCGTTCGATAGCGATGATTATCAGGTGATGCTGGTCGCCAATAAGTTCCAGACCGGTTTTGATCAACCTAAATTATGCGCAATGTATGTTGATAAAGCCCTCGGCGGCGTTGAATGCGTACAAACCCTTTCACGACTGAATCGCACCTATCCCGGAAAGGCCGAATCCGGCACGTTCGTGCTTGATTTTTACAATGAACCACAGGATATCCTCGACGCATTTCAGCCCTATTATCAGACCGCCGAACTGACCGATGTCAGCGATCCTGCGTTGGTATTTGATCTCTTCGAAAAATTACGCGCGAGTCAGATCTTCCAGTGGAATGAAGTGGAACAACTTTGCGAAGCGTTCTTTGCCAAAAACCGCTCCAACGCGGCAATCAGTAATCTTTGCCGTCCTGCCGTCGAACGCTGGCAAAAGCGTTATGCCCTCGCGATCGATGCGTATCTGATGGCGAAAGAGATGTTTGAACGTACGAAGAAAACCGGCGATACGGTACTGATCACCAATGCGGAAAACAGTTTTAAAAGCTGTAAACAGGAGAAAGATCGGCTGGAGATTTTTAGAAAAGATCTGGGCAGCTTCGTGCGCTTTTATGAGTTTATCTCGCAGATCGTGGAGTATGACGATCCCTCACTGGAAAAACTCAGTCTGTTCGCGCGCCATTTGCGCCCTTTGCTGCGTGAACAACCGTTGGAAGAAGACGAGATTGACCTCACCAATGTCGAGATGAGCCATTACCGTTTATCGAAGATCCACGAACAGCATCTGAAATTACAGGAAAATGCGCCGGATTATACGCTCGATCCCAACAGTGCTGTCGGTACGGCGAAACCCAAAGACAAACAAGAAGAATATCTCTCTCAGGTGCTGTCACGCATGAATGAACTGTTTATTACCGACCATCTGACCGAAAATGACCTGATCAACAGCGTGATGACTATCCAAAATAAAATTGCGGAAAATAAGACCGTAATGATGCAAATAAAAAATAATGCTCCCGAACAGGCCATTCTGGGCGATTTTTATCAGGCTGTGGACAATGCGGTGATGGACAGTAACGATGCGCAACAGGAATTTATGATGCAATATTTGTCGGATCCAACACGGGCACAAGGTTTCGCCCGCCTGATGTTTGACATGGTGATAGAGAAAATGGCGTCGCCTGTCATAAATAATGGTTAA
- a CDS encoding restriction endonuclease subunit S, whose product MAKYKAYPEYKDSGVEWLGEIPEHWKFSQVKYGYSITLGKMLQKEKNSYFDSFEPYLKAQNIQVSGLDLHTVDSMWFSREEKKKLLLEYNDILVSEGGDVGRSALWLGQMNQCYIQNAINRVRPQKNNSATFFQYWITFLKSTDFINIICNKATIAHYTVEKLASSPLLLPKKMSNNK is encoded by the coding sequence ATGGCTAAATATAAGGCGTATCCAGAGTATAAGGATTCTGGGGTGGAGTGGTTGGGGGAGATACCCGAGCATTGGAAATTTTCGCAGGTCAAATATGGTTATTCTATTACTTTAGGAAAGATGCTTCAAAAAGAGAAAAACTCATATTTTGATAGTTTTGAGCCGTATCTTAAAGCACAAAACATCCAGGTTTCAGGATTGGATTTACATACTGTTGATTCAATGTGGTTCTCACGAGAAGAGAAAAAGAAACTGTTATTGGAATATAATGACATTCTGGTTAGCGAGGGTGGTGATGTTGGTCGATCTGCTTTATGGCTTGGTCAAATGAATCAATGTTACATACAAAATGCAATTAATCGAGTTAGACCCCAAAAAAATAATTCAGCCACATTTTTCCAATACTGGATCACGTTTCTAAAATCAACAGATTTTATAAATATCATTTGTAACAAAGCGACTATCGCTCACTATACTGTTGAAAAATTAGCATCATCACCATTATTACTTCCTAAAAAAATGAGCAACAACAAATAG
- a CDS encoding type I restriction-modification system subunit M yields MTPGNFSQTAAFLWSVADLLRGDFKQSQYGRIILPFTLLRRLECVLESSKPAVLEQAQKVYAMKLPEEAQEKMILRAADGLTFFNASPMVLSKMGQNGIKANLEKYVQSFSTDAREIFEHFKFSEFVGQLEEANLLYKVVQKFATTDLSPQAISNHEMGLIFEELIRRFAEGSNETAGEHFTPRDIVRLTTSLVFIGDDDVLTKDGIIRTLYDPTAGTGGFLSSGMEYLHELNPNAVMRAYGQELNPESWAICKADMLIKGQDVSRIKLGNTLSNDQLSGEKFDYMLSNPPFGVDWKKIEGDINNEHQQKGFDGRFGPGLPRVSDGSLLFLLHLISKLRDAKSGGGRIGIILNGSPLFTGGAGSGESEIRRYILEADLLEGIIALPTEMFYNTGIATYIWILSNNKAPERKGKVQLIDGSNLCGKMRKSLGSKRNRMEDEHIRLLARTFGDVEAIDTVTLEALGLEKAPEQKSSRGRQATDKKDAPKTFASKLFHCTDFGYRRLTIERPLRLSAQITDDAIARLRFAPKPFNAPMECLFDAFAAHWHADNYGDFSALEAEARALIKTEFAELKEKQIKDLLDSKLWLTQRELMTKARVLQAAFGTTEGGCHAASNNFNQFQTDLKNALKPAGVKLDTREQKQFIDAITTRNPDAEPVVKKVIKEDPQPLYGAFNYRGQVVEFEQDGELRDNENVPLKPAISTSDLIENYVKAEVLPHVPDAWINADKRDALDGEIGIVGYEIPFNRHFYVYTPPRSLEEIDVDLDAVSVEIMQLLREVHS; encoded by the coding sequence ATGACACCTGGCAACTTCTCCCAGACAGCCGCTTTCCTGTGGTCTGTCGCCGATTTACTGCGCGGTGACTTCAAACAGTCGCAATACGGTCGCATCATCCTCCCCTTTACACTTCTGCGTCGACTGGAATGCGTGCTGGAAAGCAGCAAGCCAGCGGTACTTGAACAGGCGCAAAAGGTCTACGCGATGAAGCTGCCGGAAGAGGCGCAGGAGAAAATGATCCTGCGCGCAGCGGACGGTCTCACCTTCTTCAATGCATCCCCCATGGTTCTGAGCAAGATGGGGCAAAACGGTATCAAGGCTAACCTGGAGAAATACGTGCAGTCGTTCTCCACCGATGCCCGTGAGATTTTCGAACACTTCAAATTCAGCGAGTTTGTCGGCCAACTGGAAGAAGCCAATCTGCTCTACAAGGTGGTCCAAAAATTCGCGACCACCGACTTAAGCCCGCAGGCCATTTCCAATCATGAAATGGGTCTGATCTTTGAAGAACTTATTCGCCGGTTCGCGGAAGGTTCCAACGAGACCGCCGGAGAACATTTCACTCCACGCGATATCGTGCGTCTGACCACGTCTCTTGTTTTTATCGGCGACGACGATGTGCTGACGAAAGACGGCATCATTCGCACACTTTACGATCCCACCGCGGGCACCGGCGGCTTCCTCTCGTCCGGAATGGAATACCTGCATGAACTGAACCCCAACGCGGTGATGCGCGCCTATGGGCAGGAACTCAATCCGGAGTCCTGGGCCATCTGTAAGGCGGACATGCTGATCAAAGGTCAGGACGTCAGCCGCATCAAGCTCGGCAATACCCTCTCGAACGATCAGTTGTCCGGTGAGAAGTTTGACTACATGCTCTCAAACCCGCCGTTTGGCGTGGACTGGAAAAAGATTGAAGGGGACATCAACAACGAGCACCAGCAAAAAGGGTTTGATGGGCGTTTCGGCCCCGGACTCCCGCGCGTTTCAGACGGTTCACTGCTTTTTCTGCTGCATCTGATCAGCAAGCTGCGCGACGCGAAAAGCGGCGGCGGGCGCATCGGCATCATCCTCAACGGTTCGCCGCTGTTCACCGGCGGCGCAGGTAGCGGTGAAAGCGAGATCCGTCGCTATATTCTGGAAGCCGATCTGCTGGAAGGCATTATCGCCTTGCCAACAGAGATGTTTTATAACACTGGCATCGCCACCTACATCTGGATCCTTAGCAACAACAAAGCGCCTGAGCGCAAAGGCAAGGTTCAGCTTATAGATGGCAGCAACCTGTGCGGCAAAATGCGCAAGTCTCTGGGCTCAAAGCGTAACCGGATGGAAGACGAGCATATCCGTCTGCTCGCTCGTACCTTTGGCGATGTTGAGGCCATCGATACTGTCACGCTGGAGGCTCTCGGTCTGGAGAAAGCGCCGGAGCAAAAATCCAGCCGTGGCCGCCAGGCGACCGACAAAAAAGACGCGCCAAAAACCTTCGCCAGTAAGCTCTTTCACTGCACCGATTTCGGTTATCGCCGACTGACCATTGAACGCCCGCTGCGCCTGTCAGCACAGATTACCGATGACGCCATCGCCAGGCTGCGCTTTGCACCGAAACCCTTCAACGCGCCGATGGAATGCCTGTTTGACGCCTTTGCCGCCCACTGGCATGCGGATAATTACGGCGATTTTTCTGCGCTGGAAGCCGAAGCCCGCGCGCTTATCAAAACCGAGTTTGCCGAGCTGAAAGAGAAGCAAATCAAAGATCTGCTCGACAGCAAGCTGTGGTTGACGCAGCGCGAACTGATGACGAAAGCGCGTGTTTTACAGGCCGCGTTTGGCACGACGGAGGGGGGATGCCACGCTGCCAGCAATAACTTTAATCAGTTCCAGACTGACTTAAAAAACGCGCTTAAACCCGCCGGCGTAAAGCTGGATACCAGAGAGCAAAAGCAGTTTATCGATGCCATCACCACCCGCAACCCCGATGCGGAGCCGGTGGTGAAAAAGGTCATAAAAGAAGACCCACAGCCGTTATACGGCGCGTTTAATTATCGTGGACAGGTCGTCGAATTTGAGCAGGACGGGGAACTACGCGATAACGAAAACGTGCCGCTTAAACCGGCCATTTCTACCAGCGACCTGATCGAGAATTACGTCAAAGCGGAAGTGCTGCCCCACGTGCCCGACGCATGGATCAACGCCGACAAGCGCGACGCCCTCGACGGTGAGATCGGCATTGTCGGTTATGAGATCCCCTTTAACCGTCACTTTTACGTCTATACGCCACCACGATCGCTGGAGGAGATTGATGTCGATCTCGATGCGGTAAGCGTCGAGATTATGCAACTGCTGCGGGAGGTACACTCCTGA
- a CDS encoding BrnT family toxin, translating to MPTEFEWDANKAKSNVGKHGVRFEDAILVFDDPRHLSRQDRIENGEYRWQTLGLVHSIVVILVAHSIRFESGIEVIRIISARKADRKERNRYEHG from the coding sequence ATGCCAACGGAGTTTGAATGGGATGCAAATAAGGCAAAAAGCAACGTCGGTAAACATGGTGTCCGTTTTGAAGATGCGATTCTGGTATTTGACGATCCGCGACATCTGTCTCGTCAGGATCGCATAGAGAACGGGGAATATCGCTGGCAAACCCTTGGTCTCGTTCATAGCATCGTGGTCATCCTGGTTGCTCACAGCATTCGGTTTGAAAGTGGTATTGAGGTCATTCGCATCATTAGCGCCCGAAAGGCGGATCGTAAAGAGAGGAATCGTTATGAGCATGGTTAA
- a CDS encoding BrnA antitoxin family protein, whose product MSMVKHKRGTQSALSAQHEVELKALAKQSDDEIDYSDIPFSPDEQWSEAVRGKFFRPLKTQASVRIDADVMEWLKRPGKGYQTRLNAILREAMLREQNKK is encoded by the coding sequence ATGAGCATGGTTAAACATAAACGCGGCACGCAATCCGCGCTCAGTGCTCAGCATGAGGTTGAACTCAAGGCGCTGGCGAAGCAATCAGATGATGAAATTGATTACAGCGATATTCCCTTTTCGCCAGATGAGCAGTGGTCTGAAGCAGTACGCGGTAAGTTTTTTCGCCCCTTAAAGACCCAGGCGTCCGTACGTATTGACGCTGATGTGATGGAATGGCTGAAGCGCCCGGGGAAAGGGTATCAGACACGGCTTAACGCGATTTTGCGGGAGGCAATGCTGCGGGAACAAAACAAGAAATAG
- the yjiA gene encoding GTPase, with product MTPIAVTLLTGFLGAGKTTLLRHILNEEHGYKIAVIENEFGEVSVDDQLIGDRATQIKTLTNGCICCTRSNELEDALLDLLDNLDKGNISFDRLVIECTGMADPGPIIQTFFSHDVICQRYLLDGVIALVDAVHADDQMNQFTIAQSQVGYADRILLTKTDVAGESEKLRERLARINARAPVYTVTHGDIDLSLLFNTNGFMLEENVVSAKPRFHFIADKQNDISSIVVELDYPVDIGDVSRVMENLLLESAEKLLRYKGMLWIEGEPNRLLFQGVQRLYSADWDRPWGDEQPHSTLVFIGIQLPEDDIRAAFAGLKKL from the coding sequence ATGACCCCGATTGCAGTCACCCTACTCACCGGTTTTCTTGGCGCGGGTAAAACCACCCTGCTGCGCCACATTCTCAACGAAGAACACGGCTACAAGATTGCCGTTATCGAAAACGAATTCGGCGAAGTGTCCGTTGACGATCAGTTGATTGGCGATCGCGCCACGCAGATCAAAACGCTGACCAACGGCTGCATCTGCTGTACGCGTTCGAACGAACTGGAGGATGCGCTGTTAGACCTGCTCGACAACCTCGATAAGGGCAATATCAGCTTCGATCGTCTGGTGATTGAATGCACAGGCATGGCCGACCCCGGCCCGATTATTCAGACTTTTTTCTCCCACGACGTGATTTGCCAGCGCTATCTGCTGGACGGCGTGATTGCACTGGTTGATGCAGTCCATGCCGACGATCAAATGAACCAGTTCACCATCGCCCAGTCGCAGGTCGGCTATGCCGATCGCATCCTGCTGACCAAAACCGACGTCGCAGGCGAAAGCGAGAAACTACGTGAACGCTTAGCGCGCATCAACGCCCGTGCGCCAGTGTATACCGTGACACACGGTGATATCGATCTCTCCCTGCTGTTCAACACCAATGGCTTTATGCTGGAAGAGAACGTCGTCAGCGCCAAACCACGTTTTCACTTTATCGCCGACAAACAGAACGATATCTCTTCCATTGTGGTGGAACTGGATTACCCGGTGGATATCGGCGACGTTTCCCGCGTGATGGAAAACCTGCTGCTGGAGTCCGCTGAAAAACTGCTGCGTTACAAAGGAATGCTGTGGATTGAAGGCGAACCGAACCGTCTGCTGTTCCAGGGCGTGCAACGCCTGTACAGCGCCGACTGGGATCGCCCGTGGGGCGACGAGCAACCGCACAGTACCCTAGTGTTTATCGGCATTCAGTTGCCGGAAGACGACATCAGAGCCGCGTTCGCGGGGTTGAAGAAGTTGTGA
- a CDS encoding YbdD/YjiX family protein encodes MFGNLGQAKKYLGQAAKMLIGIPDYDNYVEHMQTNHPDKPYMSYEEFFRERQQARYGGDGKGGMRCC; translated from the coding sequence ATGTTTGGTAACTTAGGGCAGGCAAAAAAATATCTCGGCCAGGCGGCAAAGATGTTGATTGGTATTCCAGACTACGACAACTACGTCGAGCATATGCAAACCAACCATCCGGACAAGCCGTACATGAGCTATGAAGAATTCTTCCGCGAGCGCCAGCAGGCGCGCTACGGCGGCGACGGTAAAGGCGGCATGCGCTGCTGTTAG